The Anaerotignum propionicum DSM 1682 sequence CCTATGGCAAAACTGCCTCCCAACACTTTAAAAGCATTCAAGCCAAATCGAAAGGATTCATCTTTTATGAAAATATTCCCTAATCCCAATTCCTTTGCAGTATTTTGAAAAGAAACCAAAGGTGTTTTTTGATAAATAGGAAAGCTGTTATGAAATTCCTGCACTCTCTTTGCCTTTTCCAAACAAAATTGGCTTAAATCACCCTTTTGTCTGCCCAACCGTTGATATTGCACAAGTTTAAACTCTTCTTTCAATATAAACCCTCCTCTGGCCAACTTTTTATTATTTTAGTATACTAATTTTTTCCTTTTCACGCAATATAAGAAGAAATTGAAAAAGCGCAGCCTTGTATAATGCCGCGCCATCTTTCACACTATTTCATCTTAATGTTATTATTTTAAAGCGGTGCGTTCTCTACTGCACCTTGAATCAGCAAAGTGAAAGCATCTCGGTTCAGCGGAAATACCCGATTAAAATAGATATAATAAATCAGCATAGACCAATAAACCTCAAATCCCCCTTTGTCATACTCAGCCTCTGTAGGAAAATACCCTGTACAACCATTGGTATAACCACCAAAATAAAAATATTCATTTCCAGTTAATTCTAGGGCATGCAAAGCAAATTCACACATGATTTCATTTGCTACACCGCACAAGCAACCATTTCCAATAGAAAAATACTGAATTTCGATGGTCTCCTTTTGAGTTTTAATACCACTTTTCTGCAATTGTAAAACCTCAGCCAACCACAAGGTACCGTCAATTCCTGCAAACTGTTTCGCCTCTTTGGCAATTTTCAAAGCTCGCTCATAAGGAAGCATATCTGCAAATAAATCAAGCTCCACGGAATACATCCCCAATCCTTTGAAAGCAGCTGGTGCAATGTTATCAATTACCGCTGAAATCTGCTTCAATACCTCTTGAGCCATCAGACTTAATGCCTTCTCAGACCGAACAAATCGATCATCTCCCGCATCCGGAGGGGTTAGCTTTGAATTAAAATATTTCGGCGCTACATCGCCAGATGCACCTTGGGTTACCATAACGGGGCACCCAAATCTTTGTTGTAAGGCATCTCGAACAGTACCAAAATAATCAGGAGAAATCAAATAATTATCCCCCTTCAAAACATTTGCGTGGGCAGTTAGCCTCAATAACAACAGCTTTAAATCGCCGCTTTCGGCATCAATTACCTTAAAAAAACCAATTCTTCGATCCAAGGCATCGTTGTCCCATCTACGGTTTAAGCCAATATCCCCATAAGCATTTCCCCATGCCCCTTTCATAGGCATAAACTTCTTTAATGCCAACCCAACAGCTTTCATTATTTGGTTGTCCACAAATTCTGCGTATTCCTTTTCTATGGTGTCATTGGGTGCCGAATGGGTATGGGAAAAACAAAGCATTACCTTTTCTTGCTCTACGCCTAACACTTTGCCAATAGCCCTACGCAAAATATCTCCATGCACCTTAGAAAAACCGATATGGTCAATGGCAATCAAGCAGCATATCTCTTTCTGATATTTCCATAAGGAAACCTGAGCCAATAGCCTGTCCATCACCCCTCTGGATTCCTCGTCCTCACGACCAAAGCCAATGGTCTGCATAGGTTCCTGAGGTGTGATATCCACTTCCTCATATGCAAAATGAACTACATCATTTGTTTCGCTTAATCTTTGATTCTTCATTATACTTTACTCCTTTATTTTCATTAAGTTAGTAACCCTTTTCATCTAGGGTAAGCTATAACGTTTTCTTAATTATAAAAGTGCAAAGTCATCTTCAAATATCTACTCCATGCAAACAATTTCTAAAATGACTTTGCATGGAGAAAATACAATGGTCAGTCTCATTCTATCCCTACTTTTCTTTTTCTTTTATTTTAGCATATTTTATGGAAATTAAAAGCTTTCTTAAAATAAAAATATTACTCCTCAAACAAAAAACTTTAATTTATTTTAATTAGTGTCGTATATACTTGACATTAAGTAATTTTTGTTTCAATATATGTCAAAGAGGTGATGTTATGGGAAGAAATATTGCAATTAAGGTTGCTCGCGCCCAGTTAGATATGACGCAAAAACAGCTTGCAGAAAAAGTGGCTATTTCACGGCAGACAATGAATGCCATCGAACAGGGGGAATATAACCCCACTATAAAATTATGCCGAGCAATCTGTAAGGTTCTTGGCAAAACTTTAGACGAACTTTTTGGAGAGGATGATAACAATGAAACTGCAAAACAATAACTTAGATGAAATGCAAGAAAAAAAACTTTTGGAAATTGAACATAAAGGGTGCTGGCTGGCCTTTTGGGGTCTCCTTATAGCGATATTAGTGCAAATACTTATATTCGATGAAGATGTTATTCGCTCCGTCGCCGGTGAATGGATTATTCTGTTTTGTCTTTCCCTTTATATGTCCATCGGCAGTATGAAAAACGGAATTTGGGATAGACGACTGAAACCTACGGGAAAATACAATGCTGTTTTAAGTCTGGTTTCAGGCCTGGTTTGTGCCCTGATTTTTTCCATTTCCTCTTATTTGAAATACAATGCTTTAATGGGCTCCATAGCAACAGGTGTTTTTATGTTCATTTTCATATTCGCTATCACCTTTTTAACTTTAAGTATATCTGTAAAGATGTATCATAAAAAAATAAGTAAAATGGAAACCAATTGTGAAGATTGATTTTGATCGAAGCTTTAAACAAAAACAGCTCTATGTGTTTTGAACAAAAAAGCTTATAAACTCAAGTTTATCTACACTTGCTTTTTCCGAAACAATTAAGCACCTTTTTCAAGATTTTAGAGTTCGTGCATAATTGACTTACAGATATAAAAAAGCCCGTATACCAAGATAATTTCAAAGTATACGGGCTTTTACCTTCAATTAGATTATAAGTTTGTTTAATAGAACCCTGACATTTGAAATCCAAAATTTCTCTCATTTTCACTTTACAATACAATCACTGAATTATTATTTACAAACCACTGCTGTGCCGGAAACACTAACCATCAGCATCCCATTGTCAGCTCCTAAAACTTCGTAATCAACATCTACACCCACTATGGCATTTGCCCCCATAGCATTGGCTCTTTTCATCATCTCTGCAATGGCTTGCTCCCTTGCATTGATTAATTCGTCCTCATAAGTACCGGATCTACCGCCAAAAAAATTGCTTAAACCGGCAACCATATCCTTTACGAAGTTCACACCTGCAACAACCTCGCCAAAAACAATGCCCTGATAAGATAAAATTTCTTTTCCTTCAATACTATTTGTCGTTGTAATAATCATTCTATTATCCCTCTCTTTTCTCTTTTTTAGTAAATCACCCTGCGCATTTGTGCCCCAAAGGGCATTAAAGCAAGTCCTGCAAATTTAAAATGCTGAATGCCAAAGGGAATCCCAATTATGGTCACACAACATGCAATACCTAATGCCAAAGAACCCATTGCTAACTCAAGACCACACAACAAAATCCAAATTACATTTAGAATAATTGAGCCTGAGTTTAAATTACCATAATGTATTTCAGTCCCAAAGGGCCAAATTACCATCTCTGCAAATTTAAAACACTGCAATCCAATGGGTATTCCTATGATTGTGATACAGCAAACAATTCCCGCTAAGAACCAACCAATTGCAGTAAGAAGTCCGCCAAATATCAGCCAAAGAATATTCCCCAACACGCTCATTGTTCTTTTTCCTTTCTATAAAACGCTCTATAATAGTCAACGGCTTTTTCATAATCTAGGGATGTAAGCACTTCATGACCTGCCTCTGTAAGCTCATACACACCCTTTTCAACTCTTTCAAACCATTGATAGGCATTGCTCCTAAGATTAGAGGCGTACTTATCGTCCTTCCCCAACTCTCGCAACGCTTTTAGAGAAATCTGCCCAAAAGCTTCTATCATACAGCAAAGCTCAATGGCTTTCTCCCGATAAGCAGTCATGATCTTTTTCCGGTTCATACCACCCACATTTTCAGCCACATGGCGATTTTCCAGCTCTGCCATGAACCGCTCCTGCTTCTTGCGGCTTTTCCGAATCATGCTGTCAGCTGGCTCTAAAATAACATCAACAGATTGCATTGGGCTATCTAACGCAACAGTAATCAGTCCAAGCTCCAATCGCTTTAATAGCCTCAGCATATCCTTCCATGCTCGCTCTCTCTGTCCCTTTTGGGGTCGAGGAATGGCAACAAAAACTTCATCCGTTAGACTTTGCCGCTCCAAAGCCTGATAAACCAACTTTAAGTTAAAGCTTTTTTTCAGCTCTATAATAACGGTTTGCCCTTCCTTTATTGCGGCAATATCGCAATGCTTTACTTCTGCCTGCACCTGAAAACCTTGATTCTCCAAAAAAATCCGAATGGGCTCATATAAATCCGTTTCTTTTATATTCATTCCTATCTTCCTTTAGCCATAAATGCTTCAATATCGGCAACGCTTCTTATCAGATCTTTTGTCATAACTTCACAACCACCTTCTGTTACCAAAACATCATCCTCAATACGAATACCGATTTCCCACTCCTCAATATATAACCCAGGCTCCACAGTCAGCACCATACCCGCCTGTAAATTTCTGTCCAGATATCGTCCGATATCGTGGGTTTCCGCTCCTAAATAATGGCTTACTCCATGATAATAATATTTTGCTACATCTTCCATGGTTTCCACTAACCCAATTTTTTTGAGTTCCACAAGATAGTGCTCTTTTAAAACCTCATTTAACCGTGTAAAAGGCACACCAGGTCCAATGGTATCAATCACTTTTTGATGTCCTGCCAAAACAATGTTGTAAACTTCTTTTTGCCTTTCGGTAAATTTTCCGTTCACAGGGAAGGTACGGGTTATGTCTCCACTATACCAATCCATCTGAGCACCTGCATCCACCAAAATCAAGTCGCCATCTTTGGTTTTTTCATTGTTTGAAACATAATGAAGGATGGTTCCTCTTCTCCCTGCCGCCGCAATGGTCTGAAAAGCCTTATGCCGCACACCTCTTTTAGTCAGGACAAAATCATAATATGCCTCAATTTCATATTCCATCATCCCTTCACGAGCATGCTCCATCATTGCAAGAAAGCCCTCTTGGGTAATCGCCATTGCCTTACGCATGCGCTCCAATTCCCATTCCTCTTTTATCAAACGTAAATCGCTAAAAATGGGATAAAGATTACCCATATCAACAGCAGGATACTGCTCTCTCATCTCCTTTGCAAAAGAAAGGGCAGCACTGGGCAAGGCATTCCAATCTCTATTTTCTAAGTCCAGATAAACCATTTTGATGTTATGCTTAAAAATGAACTCTGCAAAATCCTTTCGAAAGCTATCAATAAATTCTATATTTTGAATTTCAGATATCTCTCTTGCTTCCTCAGCTGTCATATTTGCCCCCACCCACTTTGCCATAATTCCGTTATCTCTGGGAATGTATAGGGTAGTTGTTATACCTGCGGATGTCTTTGCCAGAAAGAAAACACAGTTTTCCCGCTCTATTCCCGTAACATAATAAAAATTTCTGTCAGGGGAAAAGGGATACTGCTCATCACCTCTCTTGTAGGGTGCTTGCCCCGCAAAAACCACTGCAACACTGTTCTCTGTCAAACGTTCTATCAATTTATCTCTATTCTTCTGAAAGCCTCCCATTTGAAACACCAAGCCTTTCTCCTTTATTTTATCACATTTTATCAAAACAGCTTCTAAGAAAACCAGTTAAAAAACGAAAGATTTTATTAAGCTTTATTTTCCCAAGAATTCATTATCCATCAGAGAATTTTCACCACCAAGGTGAGAAACACAAAGAACTCCTTCACCTAGGTATTAAGAGGGCATCTCTCAGTTTTAAGGTAATACTATTCTGCAAAATAATAACCCGCTTCCTGTAAAAAAGATATGATTTCCCCTCTATCTCCCGTTAGTTTCCCCTGCACTGCGCCATCTTTGCCACCTCCCTTACAATCAAAGGTTTTTTTCAATATCTCTACAATTTTTCTGGCATCCATTTTTCGGCTAACCAGTACAAAAGCAAATCCATCCTCAGAAGGTGTCATTACAATGGCACGTCCGTCAATTTTTTCCACTGCCAAATCCGCCAAGGCAGTCATATCTTTTCCGCTGAGTTCATCCTCAATTATCAATATATCCTCTACATCCTGGGGCAGTTTTTCAATTCGGTGCATGAATACCTGCCATTTCCACTTTTTCAATTCTTGAATATATCCATCCTTTTCCAACAAAAGCTTTTGTACACTAAGGCTGATTTTCTCCTCTTGTACAGATAGTGCCCTGCCTACTTCTTTGGCGGCTTGATGAATTTTCTGGTAATAAGCCAATCCTCTTTTCCCACAAAGCAGTTCCAATCGAGTACCACCTTTATAATTCTGCACACCGACGATTTTAATTATCCCAATTTCTCCTGCTAACTTCACGTGGGTTCCACAGCAGGCACAGCAGTCATATTCTCCCGCCTTGACAATACGAACTTCGCCCGTCAGCTCAATCTTACTGCGATAGTCTAATTCTTCCAATTCCTCTTTTTCAGGATAAGTAATGTCAATGGGTGTATTCTTCCAGATTGCCTGATTTGCCCTCTCTTCCAGCCAACCTAAGTCCTCCTCGGGAATTTTGGCATTAAAATCAATGGTGATTCCTTCTCGCCCCATATGAAAACCAATATTATCACAATGATATTTTTTGCAGATAATTCCCGATAGAATATGCTCTCCTGAATGGTTCTGCATCAAATCAAAACGGTGCGCCCAATCAATTTTACCCTCTACTTCAATCCCAACAGCCAAGGGGGCTTCAGCATAATGAATAATTTCTCCATTTTTCTCATGTACATCAAATACGGCAACACCGCCCAAAGTTCCTTTATCTGCGGGTTGTCCCCCTCCTTCAGGATAAAACAGCGTTTGATTTAATACAATATGATAGCTCTCTTTGCTTTTTTCACAAGAAAGCACAGTCCCCTTAAATTCGGTGCTATAACCATTCAGATAAAATAATTTTTCAGTCATTTTTTTGCCTCCTGTCATACTTTACCACAGTATATCACGCTTTTATCCTCAAGAAAAGACCGGTCAATCCCAAGGATTATTTTCGTAATGAAGTTCACCAACCAGAGTGAAAAATGCAATCAGAACCACTAAATTAATAGTAATTTTTTCTTGCCTATCGTTTGTGAAAATCCCTTAGCTTTTTGTCGAAACATAATCCTTCCAGTTCAGTGTACAAAAAAAGCAGGTACTGTTCTCTGGAACAATGCCTGCTTTACATCTTGAAAGTTTATTTTTTTATAATAAATCCAATGGCAACTGTACCCGGCCCAGAATACGTGCCTACCACTGGTCCTATAAAGCCGTCAAGGGAATTAGATATATCATAATCCTCGGCAAAACAGTCCTTTAAAACAGTCAAATTTTCTTCTGCAGCACCATGACAAAACATAATAGGATAATTTTCATCTACACCATGGGTCATAGCAAGCTCTTTCATCATGGTAATCATTTTTTTCTTTCCCTTTGCTTTTGCTGAATTGATTACCAAACCGTTCTCAACCGTTAAGATAGGGTGCAAATTTAGCATCGTGCCCACAACTGCCGCGGCACCGGATAATCGTCCGCC is a genomic window containing:
- a CDS encoding putative heavy metal-binding protein, with the translated sequence MIITTTNSIEGKEILSYQGIVFGEVVAGVNFVKDMVAGLSNFFGGRSGTYEDELINAREQAIAEMMKRANAMGANAIVGVDVDYEVLGADNGMLMVSVSGTAVVCK
- a CDS encoding alanyl-tRNA editing protein, whose protein sequence is MTEKLFYLNGYSTEFKGTVLSCEKSKESYHIVLNQTLFYPEGGGQPADKGTLGGVAVFDVHEKNGEIIHYAEAPLAVGIEVEGKIDWAHRFDLMQNHSGEHILSGIICKKYHCDNIGFHMGREGITIDFNAKIPEEDLGWLEERANQAIWKNTPIDITYPEKEELEELDYRSKIELTGEVRIVKAGEYDCCACCGTHVKLAGEIGIIKIVGVQNYKGGTRLELLCGKRGLAYYQKIHQAAKEVGRALSVQEEKISLSVQKLLLEKDGYIQELKKWKWQVFMHRIEKLPQDVEDILIIEDELSGKDMTALADLAVEKIDGRAIVMTPSEDGFAFVLVSRKMDARKIVEILKKTFDCKGGGKDGAVQGKLTGDRGEIISFLQEAGYYFAE
- a CDS encoding aminopeptidase P family protein, which gives rise to MGGFQKNRDKLIERLTENSVAVVFAGQAPYKRGDEQYPFSPDRNFYYVTGIERENCVFFLAKTSAGITTTLYIPRDNGIMAKWVGANMTAEEAREISEIQNIEFIDSFRKDFAEFIFKHNIKMVYLDLENRDWNALPSAALSFAKEMREQYPAVDMGNLYPIFSDLRLIKEEWELERMRKAMAITQEGFLAMMEHAREGMMEYEIEAYYDFVLTKRGVRHKAFQTIAAAGRRGTILHYVSNNEKTKDGDLILVDAGAQMDWYSGDITRTFPVNGKFTERQKEVYNIVLAGHQKVIDTIGPGVPFTRLNEVLKEHYLVELKKIGLVETMEDVAKYYYHGVSHYLGAETHDIGRYLDRNLQAGMVLTVEPGLYIEEWEIGIRIEDDVLVTEGGCEVMTKDLIRSVADIEAFMAKGR
- a CDS encoding DUF2161 domain-containing phosphodiesterase, with protein sequence MNIKETDLYEPIRIFLENQGFQVQAEVKHCDIAAIKEGQTVIIELKKSFNLKLVYQALERQSLTDEVFVAIPRPQKGQRERAWKDMLRLLKRLELGLITVALDSPMQSVDVILEPADSMIRKSRKKQERFMAELENRHVAENVGGMNRKKIMTAYREKAIELCCMIEAFGQISLKALRELGKDDKYASNLRSNAYQWFERVEKGVYELTEAGHEVLTSLDYEKAVDYYRAFYRKEKEQ
- a CDS encoding DUF6773 family protein: MKLQNNNLDEMQEKKLLEIEHKGCWLAFWGLLIAILVQILIFDEDVIRSVAGEWIILFCLSLYMSIGSMKNGIWDRRLKPTGKYNAVLSLVSGLVCALIFSISSYLKYNALMGSIATGVFMFIFIFAITFLTLSISVKMYHKKISKMETNCED
- a CDS encoding YccF domain-containing protein, with the translated sequence MSVLGNILWLIFGGLLTAIGWFLAGIVCCITIIGIPIGLQCFKFAEMVIWPFGTEIHYGNLNSGSIILNVIWILLCGLELAMGSLALGIACCVTIIGIPFGIQHFKFAGLALMPFGAQMRRVIY
- a CDS encoding helix-turn-helix transcriptional regulator, which codes for MGRNIAIKVARAQLDMTQKQLAEKVAISRQTMNAIEQGEYNPTIKLCRAICKVLGKTLDELFGEDDNNETAKQ